One segment of Aquimarina sp. BL5 DNA contains the following:
- a CDS encoding alpha/beta fold hydrolase produces MNLQNWKNSGSYYSYKKHQIFYKEEGVEVPLILVHGFPTSSWDWNKIWNTLVKKYKVYAIDMLGYGFSSKPTDFRYTIASQVNLWETFLKEKAITSFHILAHDYGDTVVQEMLARYKENLEYEFKIESVCFLNGGMFPETNFPTLTQRMLLTPFGTILKHFMGRNTLAKNFKKIFGEHTQASEEEIDDFWETIDYNAGKNVIPKLIKYLKERDTYRIRWREAIQYTDVPKRLIDGGVDPISGKHMAEFYKEIIPNADVVILDTIGHYPQTEAPEEVLHHYTEFRKQL; encoded by the coding sequence ATGAATTTACAGAATTGGAAAAATTCCGGATCATATTATTCATACAAAAAACATCAAATTTTCTATAAGGAAGAAGGAGTAGAAGTGCCGCTCATTCTAGTCCACGGATTTCCAACCTCTTCTTGGGATTGGAATAAGATTTGGAACACTCTTGTTAAGAAATATAAGGTATACGCTATCGATATGTTGGGATATGGTTTTTCTTCTAAACCTACTGATTTTAGATATACCATAGCTTCGCAAGTTAATTTATGGGAAACATTTTTAAAAGAAAAAGCGATTACTTCTTTTCATATATTGGCACATGATTATGGAGATACGGTGGTTCAGGAAATGTTAGCCAGGTATAAAGAAAATCTTGAATATGAATTTAAAATTGAATCTGTTTGCTTTCTTAATGGTGGAATGTTCCCGGAGACCAATTTCCCTACTCTTACACAAAGAATGTTGCTAACTCCTTTTGGTACTATTCTGAAACATTTTATGGGCCGAAATACATTGGCAAAAAACTTCAAAAAGATATTTGGAGAGCATACGCAAGCGAGTGAAGAGGAAATAGATGATTTTTGGGAAACGATAGACTACAACGCTGGTAAAAATGTAATACCAAAACTTATAAAGTATCTAAAGGAAAGAGATACATATAGAATTCGATGGCGCGAAGCGATACAATATACAGATGTACCTAAAAGACTTATTGATGGAGGAGTGGATCCAATCTCAGGAAAACATATGGCTGAATTCTATAAAGAAATCATCCCTAACGCCGATGTAGTGATATTGGACACAATTGGCCATTATCCACAAACAGAAGCTCCTGAAGAGGTATTACATCACTATACTGAGTTTAGAAAACAATTATAG
- a CDS encoding YfiT family bacillithiol transferase, which yields MNLQYPIGEFECPNLITKEHISKWIKDIEELPAKIAELVSDFSEEQLETPYRSGGWTARQVIHHIHDSHHNGYIRFKWALTEDKPVIKAYYEDRWAELFDTKSAPIQLSLDLIKALHAKWVYFLKGLSDNDLEKVFIHPEGTIEISLAEDIGIYAWHGNHHLAHLQIVATAAK from the coding sequence ATGAATCTTCAATATCCTATAGGAGAGTTTGAATGTCCTAATCTTATTACTAAAGAACATATCTCTAAATGGATAAAGGATATAGAGGAGTTACCAGCAAAAATAGCTGAACTCGTTTCGGATTTTTCTGAAGAACAGTTAGAGACTCCTTATCGATCTGGTGGATGGACAGCAAGACAGGTTATTCATCATATTCATGATAGCCACCATAATGGCTATATACGTTTTAAATGGGCGCTTACGGAAGATAAGCCGGTCATCAAAGCCTATTATGAAGATCGATGGGCAGAATTATTTGATACTAAATCAGCACCTATTCAACTTTCATTAGATTTGATTAAAGCATTACACGCAAAATGGGTGTATTTCTTAAAAGGATTATCAGATAATGATTTAGAAAAAGTATTTATTCATCCAGAAGGTACTATAGAAATTTCGTTAGCAGAAGATATTGGAATTTATGCTTGGCATGGAAATCATCATTTGGCACATCTGCAAATAGTGGCAACGGCTGCTAAATAG
- a CDS encoding peptidylprolyl isomerase yields MQDGLYAKFNTTKGSILVNLEYKKTPGTVGNFVGLAEGNMENQAIPQGKPYYNGLKFHRVIPDFMIQGGDPQGSGAGGPGYQFDDEIHPDLKHDGPGVLSMANAGPGTNGSQFFITHVETAWLDGKHTVFGKVLEGQDVVNSVAQGDVIESLEIVRVGADAESFNAVETFRQFNGAKAEREAAAKKEAEQQLEELAAGFDKTDSGLHYKIIQKGDGALAEKGKTVSVHYKGSLTDGTVFDSSYKRNQPIDFPLGMGQVIPGWDEGIALLQVGDKARFVIPPSLGYGANGAGGVIPPNATLIFDVELVAVK; encoded by the coding sequence ATGCAAGACGGATTATACGCAAAATTTAATACAACAAAAGGAAGTATTCTGGTAAATCTAGAGTATAAAAAAACTCCGGGAACAGTTGGAAACTTTGTAGGTTTAGCAGAAGGAAATATGGAAAACCAGGCTATTCCTCAAGGGAAACCTTATTATAATGGATTAAAATTTCATAGAGTTATTCCTGATTTTATGATTCAGGGAGGAGATCCTCAAGGTTCAGGAGCTGGTGGGCCAGGATATCAATTTGATGATGAGATTCATCCAGATCTTAAACATGATGGACCAGGAGTATTATCTATGGCAAATGCAGGACCGGGAACTAACGGAAGTCAGTTTTTTATTACTCACGTAGAAACTGCTTGGTTAGATGGTAAGCATACTGTTTTTGGTAAAGTGTTAGAAGGACAGGATGTAGTCAATTCGGTAGCACAAGGAGATGTTATAGAATCTTTGGAAATTGTTAGAGTAGGAGCTGATGCAGAGAGTTTTAATGCAGTGGAGACTTTTAGACAGTTTAATGGAGCTAAAGCAGAGAGAGAAGCTGCAGCAAAAAAAGAGGCAGAACAACAGTTAGAAGAATTGGCAGCTGGGTTTGATAAAACGGATAGCGGTTTGCATTATAAAATAATTCAAAAAGGTGATGGCGCGCTAGCAGAAAAAGGAAAAACTGTTTCTGTTCATTATAAGGGAAGCTTAACAGATGGAACTGTTTTTGACTCTTCTTATAAGCGTAATCAACCCATCGATTTTCCGTTAGGAATGGGGCAAGTAATTCCAGGATGGGATGAAGGTATTGCTTTATTACAAGTGGGCGATAAGGCGCGTTTCGTAATTCCACCATCTTTAGGATATGGAGCAAACGGTGCTGGAGGAGTAATCCCACCAAATGCTACTTTGATTTTTGACGTAGAATTGGTTGCGGTAAAATAA
- a CDS encoding DUF962 domain-containing protein: MKTLETWFQEYAVSHQNKTNIAIHFICVPAIFFSVVGLIMSIPSGFLASIIPGDNPFIENWAFVVSLLILLFYVRLSVKMALQILIFVAFCIITNYYISLYAPLWMVSLIIFVVAWIGQFYGHHLEGKKPSAAQDLQFLLIGPAWVIQKMFGKK, translated from the coding sequence ATGAAAACTTTAGAAACTTGGTTTCAGGAATATGCTGTGAGCCATCAAAACAAAACAAATATTGCAATCCATTTTATATGTGTTCCTGCTATATTCTTTTCTGTTGTAGGCTTAATTATGAGTATTCCTAGTGGATTTTTAGCCTCAATTATACCAGGAGATAATCCTTTTATAGAAAATTGGGCCTTTGTAGTTTCTTTACTTATTCTACTTTTTTATGTTAGATTATCCGTGAAAATGGCGCTACAGATACTAATTTTTGTTGCTTTTTGTATTATCACGAATTATTATATTAGTCTATATGCACCATTATGGATGGTGTCTCTTATTATTTTTGTAGTTGCCTGGATTGGACAATTTTATGGACACCATCTAGAAGGAAAAAAGCCTTCTGCAGCACAGGATTTACAGTTTTTGTTAATCGGGCCTGCTTGGGTAATCCAAAAAATGTTTGGAAAAAAGTAA
- a CDS encoding GNAT family N-acetyltransferase, whose amino-acid sequence MAFEIEFQRCTKDDIEALVKISKQFYPEHYSHIWENEDTSFYVDLSFTTAAFKKDFETENIIYFLVKRSEKILGMLKLRKHQELVGFKPTEALQLEKIYLLAEATGLGIGTHAMNFTKNFAKKLNKKVIWLDVMTTSPAIQFYKKLGFKTISYYNLDYPRLKDGYREMQRMTLPI is encoded by the coding sequence ATGGCTTTTGAAATTGAATTCCAAAGATGTACAAAAGACGATATTGAGGCTTTGGTAAAAATAAGTAAGCAATTTTATCCAGAACACTACTCACACATCTGGGAAAATGAAGACACCAGTTTTTATGTCGATTTAAGTTTTACAACAGCCGCTTTTAAAAAAGATTTTGAAACTGAAAACATTATTTATTTTTTAGTTAAAAGATCTGAGAAGATCCTGGGAATGCTAAAATTAAGAAAACATCAAGAACTAGTCGGATTCAAACCAACTGAGGCTCTTCAACTAGAAAAAATATATCTTTTGGCCGAAGCTACTGGATTAGGTATAGGTACACATGCAATGAATTTTACAAAAAATTTTGCTAAAAAACTGAACAAAAAAGTTATTTGGCTTGATGTTATGACAACAAGCCCTGCTATTCAATTTTATAAAAAATTGGGATTCAAGACTATTTCTTATTACAATCTAGATTATCCTAGATTAAAAGATGGCTATAGAGAAATGCAACGGATGACACTTCCTATTTAG
- a CDS encoding thioredoxin family protein, with amino-acid sequence MARTPSNMLPLGTIAPDFTLVDSVTNNKISLKDIKGEKGTVIMFICNHCPFVIHVNEEIVRVANDYRVQGFGFVAISSNDIENYPQDAPEHMWKTAQKNNYTFPYLFDDTQEVARAYDAACTPDFYLFDGELKLIYRGQLDDSRPGNGIPVNGRDLRQALDAVLKNAKVIEPQKPSIGCNIKWKE; translated from the coding sequence ATGGCTCGAACTCCATCTAATATGTTGCCTCTTGGTACGATTGCTCCCGATTTCACATTAGTCGATAGTGTTACCAATAACAAGATTTCATTAAAAGACATCAAGGGCGAAAAAGGAACCGTAATTATGTTCATATGCAATCATTGTCCTTTTGTCATTCACGTGAATGAAGAGATTGTGAGAGTAGCTAACGATTACCGTGTACAAGGGTTTGGTTTTGTGGCTATAAGTAGTAATGATATTGAAAATTATCCACAAGATGCTCCAGAACATATGTGGAAAACGGCTCAAAAAAATAATTATACGTTTCCTTATTTGTTTGATGACACTCAGGAAGTAGCGAGAGCTTATGATGCTGCTTGCACACCAGATTTTTATCTTTTTGATGGAGAATTAAAGCTTATTTATAGAGGGCAATTAGATGATTCCAGACCAGGAAATGGAATTCCTGTAAATGGCCGTGATCTTCGTCAGGCTTTAGACGCCGTGCTTAAAAATGCAAAGGTCATAGAACCACAGAAGCCAAGTATAGGTTGTAATATTAAGTGGAAAGAGTGA